The window ATCTATAAAAACTTTGGGAATGGAACCCGCAACATCGAGGTCTTGCGCGACGTTTCTTTCACCATGCAGCAAGGCGAATCGCTCGCCATTCTCGGGCCTTCCGGCTCGGGTAAAAGCACGCTGTTGCATTTGATCGGCACGCTCGATCAGCCTTCATCCGGAACGATTGCCATCAACGGTGCGTCGCCCTTTTCCCTCTCCGAGCCAGAGCTGGCAAAATTCCGCAATCAAGTCATCGGTTTCGTGTTTCAAGATCATCATCTCCTGCCGCAATATTCCGTGCTGGAAAATGTGCTGCTGCCATCGCTGGCATTCAAGTCCGCCTCGCAGGATACTGAAAAACGCGGCCGCATGCTGCTCAAGCGCGTCAGACGTGGCGCGCGGCTCGAGCATCACCCGGCCGAGCTTTCCGGCGGCGAGCGCC of the Cytophagia bacterium CHB2 genome contains:
- a CDS encoding ABC transporter ATP-binding protein, with the translated sequence MATQDSSQLSLQLINIYKNFGNGTRNIEVLRDVSFTMQQGESLAILGPSGSGKSTLLHLIGTLDQPSSGTIAINGASPFSLSEPELAKFRNQVIGFVFQDHHLLPQYSVLENVLLPSLAFKSASQDTEKRGRMLLKRVRRGARLEHHPAELSGGERQRVAIARALINRPSLLLCDEPTGNLDRNTANAVASLLFELHRDEQNILIAVTHSLDLAGRFQRRFELREGTCVPV